From a single Scylla paramamosain isolate STU-SP2022 chromosome 28, ASM3559412v1, whole genome shotgun sequence genomic region:
- the LOC135114854 gene encoding endoribonuclease Dcr-1-like isoform X2, which yields MMNRVQPENVHSTIFTQREYQVELVDACLRENTMTVLASRSTRTFLITMVTREMAHLTRSGRQRTLITGWSGPGLVRVGEAIQQNTNLAVTTYTALDQVDNWPASRWGQSFREAQVLIMTIEVLERGMMADVLPLDMLNLLVITDAHRMATCPTVHKILSSCGGCRILGMTSPVLSHACSPPQLESFLNHIQRASSCRVDTASEIVTVLRYVNKPLEKIVMCRDPSQEERSEVEIEVRRLVDQAMDFLGEHRYDLVEVYGPEYQEFCDGLPDPNTEPRQILLDFLDVLNNLGLWCADRAALYALVEVEKLKKKTAYDRHYLLLCMIFTVMARIRAVVEQAFDKYSELDQILKFSTPKVLRLVEVLRQVRPLNFVDPRKRRDKTENTESLKGGAQVEGSESQAVEATADPEHSEVSVVLAVSDGATSPENSGTDYKNQDDNEEKEKYSPENSLCPLDSTQIGKNKVLATKNCMNDTREIIQESSETGTKSDDDMVDQIVHKTANKKSLCNGCAFEEDSCPPNIMDMASPSKPSSKQSKICANTEAPETVSECHSNGWSSQDVSLDSCDCKPSISICSGKSEKGVNSEEECVNCQHSVARECLHNGEVEEVCREPSKVQIHPDVTQNCCNISESVVTKKAGDGSTLEEDLCRLSVRESSFRIGCEIENPINCDVSNGTMSAKSHLYDAAKVHNSISAPLCNGYQSGSEESLPSLRISEGGLDNKLNSHNNQEESTSSIQGEEEQCLEQSHSVQSNLCDEEVQPNERVPLTSAHSTTSQPASKVADVPATLPEVTTAPGEGAEDTRGHTEAREVITDHNEASETTADPNEASEAHKDTAEDNEATTGPAEGNEAIASPAEASEAMPQSAQSNSSAPSKDVDSTVSPTPAVSSEAAAMADTLALLLPGGGGGKGGRKRRDEVKEKVKVHNPDDPDSVCGLIFVHHRNIAKIIYRLLKELSDIGGDFAWIFPQYTVEARENVKDDPRAAEAEHKKQEEVLRRFRHHECNVLVSTRVLEEGIDVPQCNLVLRFDPPLDYRSYVHSCGRARGQDTFYFHLVTKAQEKAFLRDMATYSAFQKVLVSRCSSVEVGTDQEVDAEEANAAYAPYLTPANASVTMASSISLLNKYCAKLPSDTFTRLTAMWAMDERQEEGLVLYSCRIMLPINSPLKGTIKGPWQPKVSLAKMAAALECCQRLHEVGELDDHLQPVGKESMRLDDHLCPPPPDDQVPEGMPRPGTTKRRQYYYKKVANCLTGEQPKEKLPLFVYKLGMVLTCPIPDEQNTRGRKIYRPEKSSRSFGIVTTKPIPQVSGFPVFTRSGEVMVQVEEVGTRENFTQDQLAALQYFHKFSFTHVLRLEKYPIKFDPTNAKTAFYIVPLNKSEDTDSIDWEFVKKIQAEGDPRPVPPLEEARQKFHFQHSLYEDAVVMPWYRNQDQPQYFYVAEICTHLNPQSDFPDAGFETFEKYYLTKYGLQICNLSQPLLDVDHTSGRLNLLTPRHVNRKGVALPTTSEETKRAKRENLQQKQILVPELCTIHPFPASLWRKAVCLPTILYRINALLLADQLRICVAQEVGLGLQTLDPSFSWPPLDFGWSLADVLKKSQSNQETSEVDPKTKDTNTSSQKSTKKTEPVESVESPSPKKKPARSGSDMEIGTWSNDMAVDPPTPPFTEDDLNGSDEFEIDTFDPNVALPDNLTLLDGCTGGDDEVEGELGADWGTGLTERRTKGSSSKSNAGGGEIFRVGSPSNFEIDGWDMFGGSGGAGYGSNYGGYGSYDAYGGYGDFEGLADDLEGCESDVSSDMDDDDKSQADKLWDEEATKRRANTAIDDASSDEEVDLWWPQEEEEVCLAKEEEFQQLLEEKQQDLLQGSTYLSESTPLVVEKAHRRLAVEQNATASIEKESVIVGKATIQGCEMLSSKCCDNAQQSTSPKTAIVNRTETLSLTEFDKGAEVPPWRNSPDELSFSFDYQPDLLHHPGPPPSVILQALTMSNANDGVNLERLETIGDSFLKYAITTFLYCTYPHRHEGKLSYLRSKQVSNLNLYRLGKRKGLGECMVATKFEPHDNWLPPGYFVPRELEEALIDSGVPAGHWNMADLPGLHDLASDEIRRLVQERSEQIKRSKSEQVTSDLMATQNPHDLPIFIPYNLLTQHSIPDKSIADCVEALIGAYLTTCGPRGALLFMSWLGIKVLPCKYQEDSATSAPQITYGHLEPPQSPLHQCPISTTDLQLDLLLSGYMVFEEKIGYTFRDRSYLLQAFTHASYYRNRLTDCYQRLEFLGDAVLDYLITRHLYEDKRQHSPGALTDLRSALVNNTIFASLAVKYDFHKYFRHFSPGLDRVVRDFVKMQEENGHKINEEYYFMEEDECEAAEDIEVPKALGDVFESVAGAIFLDSGGSLDAVWSVYYTMMCREIEQFSGVVPKSPIRELLEMEPETAKFGKPERLVDGKVRVSVEIFGKGSFSGVGRNYRIAKSTAAKRALRHLKKLQMMANQGM from the exons ATG ATGAACCGGGTACAGCCGGAGAATGTGCACTCCACTATTTTCACCCAGCGGGAGTACCAGGTGGAGCTCGTGGATGCCTGCCTGCGGGAGAACACCATGACCGTCCTGGCCTCCCGCTCCACCCGCACCTTCCTCATCACAATGGTCACGCGAGAGATGGCACACCTCACACGCAG TGGGAGGCAGCGCACACTCATCACTGGCTGGTCTGGACCAGGGCTGGTGCGGGTAGGGGAGGCCATCCAGCAAAACACAAACCTCGCTGTCACCACCTACACCGCCCTTGACCAGGTGGACAACTGGCCAGCCTCTCGGTGGGGCCAGTCATTCAGGGAGGCTCAG GTGCTGATCATGACCATTGAGGTGCTGGAGCGCGGCATGATGGCTGACGTCCTCCCGTTGGACATGCTCAATCTTCTGGTCATCACTGACGCCCACCGCATGGCCACCTGCCCTACAGTACACAAG ATCCTGAGCAGCTGTGGTGGGTGTCGTATTCTGGGCATGACGTCCCCGGTGCTGAGCCATGCCTGCTCGCCTCCCCAGCTTGAGTCCTTCCTTAACCACATCCAGCGAGCTTCATCCTGCAGGGTGGACACCGCTTCTGAGATTGTCACTGTCCTGCG ATATGTAAATAAACCTTTGGAAAAGATTGTGATGTGTCGGGACCCAAGCCAAGAGGAGCGGTCTGAGGTGGAGATAGAGGTGCGTCGGCTAGTGGATCAGGCTATGGACTTCCTGGGAGAGCACCGTTATGATCTGGTGGAGGTGTATGGACCAGAGTACCAGGAGTTCTGTGATGGCCTGCCTGATCCCAACACTGAGCCCCGACAGATACTCCTTGATTTTCTGGATGTGCTCAATAATTTAG GGCTGTGGTGTGCTGACAGAGCAGCTTTATATGCATTAGTTGAGGTGgagaagttgaagaagaagactgCCTATGATCGTCACTACCTCCTGCTGTGTATGATCTTCACTGTCATGGCTCGCATAAG GGCTGTAGTGGAACAAGCATTCGATAAATATTCAGAATTGGATCAAATCTTGAAATTTTCTACACCCAAAGTTCTGCGTTTGGTTGAAGTCCTCCGTCAGGTTCGTCCCCTAAACTTTGTAGATCCTCGCAAGAGAAGAGACAAGACTGAAAACACTGAGAGCTTGAAGGGAGGAGCTCAAGTTGAAGGATCAGAGAGTCAAGCTGTTGAGGCCACAGCTGACCCTGAACACTCTGAAGTGTCTGTGGTGCTTGCTGTGTCTGATGGAGCTACATCACCAGAAAACTCTGGCACAGATTATAAAAATcaagatgataatgaggagaaagaaaaatattcacCTGAAAACTCACTCTGCCCATTAGATTCTACTCAGATTGGCAAGAACAAGGTCTTAGCTACAAAGAATTGTATGAATGATACTAGAGAAATCATTCAAGAAAGTAGTGAGACTGGTACTAAATCTGATGATGATATGGTAGACCAAATTGTTCATAAAACTGCAAATAAGAAGAGTTTGTGCAATGGTTGTGCTTTTGAGGAGGACTCATGTCCCCCTAACATTATGGACATGGCCTCTCCTAGCAAACCCTCCAGCAAGCAGTCAAAGATATGTGCAAATACAGAAGCACCAGAGACTGTGTCAGAATGTCATTCCAATGGATGGAGTTCTCAGGATGTCAGTCTGGATTCGTGTGACTGTAAGCCAAGTATTTCTATATGTTCAGGAAAGAGTGAAAAGGGAGTGAATTCTGAGGAAGAATGTGTCAACTGTCAACATAGTGTGGCAAGAGAGTGTCTCCAcaatggagaggtggaggaggtgtgtCGAGAGCCAAGCAAAGTACAAATTCATCCAGATGTTACACAGAACTGTTGCAATATCTCTGAATCTGTAGTCACTAAGAAAGCTGGAGATGGATCAACTTTAGAAGAGGATTTATGTAGGCTTAGTGTTAGGGAATCCTCATTTAGAATTGGCTGTGAAATTGAAAATCCTATAAACTGTGATGTAAGCAATGGAACTATGAGTGCCAAAAGCCACCTGTATGATGCTGCCAAGGTACACAATAGTATAAGTGCTCCGCTATGCAATGGATACCAGAGTGGCAGTGAGGAGAGCTTGCCATCCTTGAGAATCTCTGAAGGGGGTCTTGACAACAAGCTTAACAGCCACAACAACCAAGAGGAGTCAACATCCTCCATTCAGGGTGAGGAGGAGCAATGCCTGGAGCAGTCACATTCAGTACAAAGCAATCTGTGTGATGAGGAAGTCCAGCCCAATGAAAGAGTTCCCCTCACCAGTGCTCATTCCACTACCTCTCAACCAGCCAGTAAAGTGGCTGATGTCCCAGCAACTCTTCCTGAGGTCACCACAGCCCCTGGTGAGGGTGCTGAGGATACTAGAGGTCATACTGAGGCTAGAGAAGTCATCACAGACCATAATGAGGCCAGTGAAACCACTGCAGACCCTAATGAGGCCAGTGAAGCCCATAAAGACACTGCTGAAGATAATGAAGCCACCACAGGCCCTGCTGAAGGTAATGAAGCCATTGCAAGCCCTGCTGAGGCCAGTGAAGCTATGCCACAATCTGCTCAAAGTAACTCAAGTGCACCTAGCAAAGATGTGGACAGCACTGTCTCTCCAACACCTGCTGTTTCCTCTGAGGCAGCAGCCATGGCGGACACCTTGGCCCTGCTgctccctggtggtggtgggggcaaGGGTGGCAGGAAGCGGCGTGACGAGGTAAAGGAAAAGGTCAAGGTGCACAACCCAGACGACCCAGACTCAGTGTGCGGTCTCATTTTTGTGCATCACCGGAACATTGCCAAGATCATCTACCGCCTCCTCAAG GAGCTGAGTGACATTGGAGGAGACTTTGCATGGATCTTCCCCCAATACACGGTGGAGGCTCGGGAGAATGTGAAGGATGACCCTCGTGCAGCCGAGGCTGAGCacaagaagcaggaggaagtgtTGAGAAG GTTCCGTCATCATGAGTGCAATGTTCTAGTGTCCACACGAGTGCTGGAGGAAGGGATTGATGTACCACAGTGCAACTTGGTCCTGCG ATTTGACCCTCCCCTGGACTATCGTTCGTATGTGCATAGCTGTGGTCGTGCCAGAGGCCAAGACACTTTCTATTTCCACCTGGTAACCAAAGCTCAGGAGAAGGCTTTCCTGCGAGACATGGCTACATACTCAGCCTTCCAGAAG GTATTGGTGAGTCGATGCAGCAGTGTAGAGGTGGGCACAGACCAGGAAGTGGATGCAGAGGAAGCCAATGCAGCCTATGCACCATATTTAACCCCTGCCAATGCATCAGTTACCATGGCCTCTTCTATCAGTCTTCTCAACAA GTATTGTGCTAAGTTGCCCAGTGACACCTTCACACGCCTCACTGCCATGTGGGCGATGGATGAGAGGCAAGAGGAAGGCCTTGTGCTGTACAGCTGTAGGATTATGCTGCCCATCAACTCCCCTCTGAAAGGCACCATCAAG GGTCCGTGGCAGCCCAAGGTTTCCTTGGCCAAGATGGCAGCAGCGTTGGAGTGCTGCCAGCGGCTGCATGAGGTGGGTGAGCTGGATGACCACTTACAGCCAGTGGGCAAGGAGAGCATGCGTCTGGATGACCACCTGTGCCCTCCACCACCTGATGATCAGGTGCCAGAGGGAATGCCCCGCCCTGGCACTACCAAGCGCCGGCAGTACTACTACAAGAAG GTTGCCAACTGCCTGACTGGGGAGCAGCCCAAGGAGAAGCTACCACTGTTTGTGTACAAGTTGGGCATGGTTCTCACCTGTCCCATCCCTGATGAACAGAACACCCGTGGCCGTAAGATTTATCGTCCAGAAAAATCTTCTCGTTCTTTTGGGATTGTGACCACTAAACCCATTCCTCAG GTGAGTGGGTTTCCGGTCTTCACACGGTCTGGAGAGGTGATGGTGCAGGTAGAGGAGGTAGGCACTAGAGAAAACTTCACCCAGGACCAACTAGCAGCCCTCCAGTACTTCCACAAGTTCTCCTTTACTCATGTCCTGCGATTGGAGAAGTATCCCATTAAATTTGACCCAACTAATGCCAAGACAGCATTTTACATTGTACCACTCAATAAAT CTGAGGACACAGATAGCATTGATTGGGAGTTCGTGAAGAAAATCCAGGCCGAGGGTGACCCAAGGCCAGTACCGCCCCTTGAGGAGGCTCGCCAGAAGTTTCATTTCCAGCACAGCCTGTATGAGGATGCAGTGGTGATGCCATGGTACAGGAATCAGGACCAGCCTCAG TACTTCTATGTGGCTGAGATCTGCACTCACCTCAACCCACAAAGTGACTTCCCTGATGCTGGATTTGAGACCTTTGAGAAGTACTACCTCACCAAGTATGGCTTGCAGATCTGCAATCTGAGTCAGCCATTATTGGATGTTGACCACACCTCAGGTCGCCTCAACCTGCTCACCCCAAGACATGTTAACAG GAAAGGAGTTGCTCTGCCAACTACTTCAGAGGAGACCAAGAGAGCTAAACGGGAAAACTTACAACAGAAGCAAATCCTGGTACCTGAACTGTGCACTATTCACCCGTTCCCAGCATCCCTGTGGCGTAAGGCTGTGTGTCTGCCCACCATTCTGTACCGCATCAATGCTCTTCTCTTGGCAGACCAGCTCAGGATCTGTGTGGCACAGGAAGTTGGTCTTGGTCTGCAGACACTTGATCCCA GCTTTTCATGGCCACCCTTGGATTTTGGCTGGAGCTTGGCTGATGTGCTGAAGAAGAGCCAAAGCAACCAGGAAACCTCTGAAGTGGACCCAAAGACCAAGGACACCAACACTAGTTCACAGAAGTCAACTAAGAAAACAGAGCCAGTAGAATCAGTCGAGTCCCCGTCTCCCAAGAAGAAGCCAGCCCGCAGTGGCTCCGACATGGAGATAGGCACATGGTCCAATGACATGGCAGTGGATCCTCCTACTCCACCCTTCACTGAAGATGACCTTAATGGATCTGATGAGTTTGAAATTGATACCTTTGACCCTAATGTTGCTCTGCCAGACAATTTGACACTGTTAGATGGCTGCACTGGGGGAGATGATGAAGTAGAGGGAGAGCTTGGAGCTGACTGGGGTACTGGCCTGACAGAACGCCGCACCAAAGGTTCCTCCTCTAAGAGTAATGCTGGGGGAGGAGAAATATTCCGTGTTGGCTCACCTTCCAACTTTGAGATTGATGGCTGGGACATGTTTGGAGGGTCAGGAGGGGCAGGTTATGGGAGCAACTATGGTGGATATGGATCTTATGATGCCTATGGCGGCTATGGAGATTTTGAGGGGCTGGCAGATGACCTTGAAGGTTGCGAATCTGATGTGTCCTCAGAcatggatgatgatgacaagaGCCAAGCTGACAAGCTATGGGATGAGGAGGCCACTAAAAGACGAGCCAATACAGCTATAGACGATGCTTCTTCTGATGAGGAAGTGGATCTGTGGTGGCcccaggaagaagaagaggtgtgTCTGGCCAAAGAGGAGGAGTTTCAGCAATTGCTGGAAGAAAAGCAGCAGGATTTGTTGCAAGGATCTACTTATCTTTCTGAAAGTACCCCTTTGGTGGTGGAGAAAGCACACCGAAGGCTGGCTGTGGAACAAAATGCTACTGCATCTATAGAGAAGGAGAGTGTAATTGTGGGAAAAGCTACAATACAAGGCTGTGAAATGCTATCTTCAAAGTGCTGTGATAATGCTCAACAATCTACCTCACCTAAAACTGCGATTGTGAACCGcactgaaactctctctctcacagagtTTGACAAAGGTGCTGAAGTTCCTCCATGGAGGAATTCCCCTGATGAATTATCCTTTAGCTTTGATTACCAGCCAGACCTCTTGCATCACCCAGGGCCACCTCCCAGTGTCATCCTCCAAGCACTCACCATGTCCAACGCTAATGATGGAGTTAACCTGGAGCGTCTAGAAACTATTGGAGACTCCTTTCTCAAGTATGCCATCACCACTTTTTTGTACTGCACTTACCCCCACCGTCACGAAGGCAAGCTGAGCTACCTGCGTTCCAAGCAGGTCAGTAACTTGAACCTTTACCGTCTTGGCAAGCGCAAGGGTTTAGGAGAATGCATGGTGGCCACAAAGTTTGAGCCACATGACAACTGGCTGCCCCCTGGCTATTTTGTGCCCCGAGAGCTGGAGGAAGCACTTATTGACTCTGGGGTTCCCGCAGGCCACTGGAACATGGCAGATCTGCCGGGGCTGCATGACCTGGCCAGTGATGAGATCCGCCGGTTGGTACAGGAGCGCTCTGAGCAGATAAAGCGCAGTAAATCAGAACAGGTAACTAGCGACTTGATGGCTACACAAAACCCTCATGACCTGCCCATTTTTATCCCCTACAATTTACTAACTCAACACAGCATCCCTGACAAGAGTATTGCTGATTGTGTTGAGGCTTTGATTGGGGCTTATCTGACTACTTGTGGGCCTCGTGGTGCTCTACTTTTCATGTCCTGGCTTGGCATAAAGGTGCTTCCTTGCAAGTACCAGGAGGACTCTGCCACCTCAGCACCTCAAATCACATATGGTCATTTGGAGCCTCCACAGTCACCACTCCACCAGTGTCCCATCTCCACCACAGACCTGCAGCTGGATCTTCTCCTCAGTGGCTACATGGTTTTTGAGGAGAAGATCGGCTACACTTTCCGGGACCGCTCCTACTTGCTGCAGGCCTTCACTCATGCCTCCTACTACAGGAACCGCCTCACTGACTGTTACCAACGTCTGGAATTCCTTGGAGATGCTGTGTTAG ATTATCTGATAACCCGCCACTTGTATGAGGACAAGAGGCAGCACTCTCCTGGAGCCTTGACCGACCTGCGGTCTGCACTGGTTAACAACACTATCTTTGCTTCACTTGCTGTCAAGTATGACTTCCATAAGTACTTCAGACACTTTTCTCCTGGTCTGGACCGTGTTGTGAGGGACTTTGTCAAGATGCAAGAAGAAAATGGCCACAAAATCAATGAGGAG TACTACTTTATGGAAGAGGATGAGTGTGAGGCAGCAGAAGACATTGAGGTGCCAAAAGCTCTTGGAGATGTGTTTGAAAGTGTGGCTGGGGCCATCTTCCTTGATTCTGGGGGCTCCCTGGATGCTGTGTGGTCGGTCTACTATACCATGATGTGCCGAGAGATTGAGCAGTTTAGCGGCGTGGTTCCCAAGTCGCCCATCCGAGAACTGTTGGAAATGGAGCCCGAGACGGCCAAGTTTGGGAAACCAGAGCGCCTGGTGGACGGCAAGGTAAGGGTGTCTGTGGAGATTTTTGGGAAGGGCTCATTCTCAGGTGTGGGACGCAACTATCGCATTGCCAAGTCTACGGCAGCCAAGCGTGCTCTGCGCCACCTCAAGAAGCTGCAGATGATGGCCAACCAAGGCATGTGA